One Glycine max cultivar Williams 82 chromosome 8, Glycine_max_v4.0, whole genome shotgun sequence genomic window, tagtataatatgtaattttaatgttattattaattattgctatagtttaatttagaattatttttctgttaaaCAATAGTCACCATATGAAATTCTTAATGTTATTATATAAGCAatatatgtatttataaaataatcaagtatttttatttaattgaatatgTCAATTAGTGTATTATGATTTTCTACTTACATTACTTTTGTAAAacttaattctaaaaataatgttaagttGAGAAGCccaatttgaaaaaattcaccTTTATTGGGCCATAAACCTCTAAAAAGCCTAGAGCCTAAACCTTTGTGATTTTTCTGCATCTGAaacaatttgaaatttcaaaatttctcttttctttacgAGGTCATCAAAGCACAAAGCTAACAAATTCCCTAGAAGAGGGTGCATAAAACTCCAACCTGTTTCCTCTGTTTTTTCCCTTGCAattattactcttttttattgGTAGAAATTGAATTATTGAAGTATAAATGTGAAATAAAGTCCCAcatccaataaaaataaaaaaatttaacatcatataagtaaaaataactaaatcttAAAGTTTTTAAATTGCTATTCTCTTTCATGTAAAGATAAAACACATAAATCTAACTCTTAAAGTCTCTTGATtactatttttcatctttcatgaTATAAGTGATGATTTAGCCTCTAGATTTCATGGTGATTATAGAAGTGTAAGTTTATTTTAACTTGTCTAAGAAGGCTAAAAAGATTTTGTAACTTCTTTATAAAACTCAAGTCACACGAGTAAATCGTTTACAAATTTGTAACCTCTTTCATATAGTTTTGATACTTACTTGGTGATGTTATAATACCCTAATAAGCTCTACTTTCTTCctgttgtaataaaaaaaattgttattcaaaattgattccaggttaagaaaaaaaaatcatttacatgataaatttcaTTAAACTAACGTCTcttgcatttagtaaaaaaattgattttcttatATAGAGTTCCAAGTTCAAATGTTGTGAACCGAAAAAATAAACATGGGAAAACTTTCTCACCTTAAATGTTTCGTGCTTGGGTAAGATTAATTGAATCTTAAGTAGTTTTTGCTAATTGAAAGTtaaatccttaaaaaaattatgagtttaaGATTTGAAACTATTATAATCCAACCAAACCTAGCACGAGATGAGATGAGTTAGTACTTGACATTCTTGTCCGTAAAATGATATTGAACGTAAACGGTCAAGTTTCATATGcctaaaatgaatataaattttgtattacATCATCTATATTCATTCTATTGTTGCTTACGCTCCTGGTCATATGATATGATTCAAACAACTTGCTTAGTGCTTCTCCATAGGGATTGAGTGTCATGCGTTAGATTTCCTTAACTAAATGCATCATTTGAATCCAGCTGAATGATGATTCTATGAAAACCACTATTTCAAACAATAATTAGAGAGAACCAAATGGCAGATACTCCACATTTCATGTTTTTGTCTTGACATAAAATAATGCCATAACAACATCATTTTcgcataaatttattatttattaatagtaTACAAAGATGTATGTGAGGTCACACCTTCGGCAGTAGAGAATTGAGATCGTAATTTAAAGATTTGTCGAACACGTTTAACACACCTACCACCCGCAACCCACCAACTTTGGACTTGTTTAGTAATGGGATTGATAACCTGCTttatttttgttggaaaatatCAAGAATAAATTTCCCACTTTATATCATTAAGAtgaatgataagaaaaataaactaagagaataagagaagaagaataataccaaaaaaaatttaatgtgaaaGGAAAAAATCACGAAATCAagtcaaaaaaaatatcttcactATGAAATAGGATTACAATGATTTTAATCTCACTCAATATgatgatttaaaatatttctcaaaCACTCACCAAGTATAATGAAATATAACTCTCTTTTATTGAAGAGAATTACAAAAACTCTCTCACTCTTAAAAGCATCTCACTTGTTTGCTACAACTCATCACAAGTTTTCATTTATATAGTTAAGGGGTATAATTTCACCCGAAagtaataaatagaaataaattaattttcatattttcaagAATCCTTAAAAATGTTATCTCGATCTTTATAAAATGAATGTGATATCAGAGTTAAAGATGAACTTTCAAAACCTTGAAATTcctatcttttatttttgatgCATTTAATGTTATCAAGATTTATTGAATGTGATACTTCATAATTATATAGAAGGATTTCCAGTAGTTTTATCCTTTCTACTGTATTATTTATTGAGGATTGGGGACTAAGCAAGATAGGACCTTTTTACTTTGTTGGTCTATTAATATCCAAGTTGTTCATGCTTATTTTCACACCTAACATTAGCTTATTCAAgattcttaataaaatattagggAAAATATCATGAAACTTTTatcaaaattgtttatttgtcGTTGACGTTTTTGGAAACATCTCAATAGTGACTTGTTACTCAATCAATCTTTACTAGCACTCTCATACTTGGTTTTCGTTATTCCTGTTTTCAAACCACATACTTTGACTAATGGACTATGAATGAGGCTGCGTATAAAAATACAATTGGCGTATTCGAGATGCAAATTGTGTTATTGGCCTCTTGTCCTTTTCCAGATCAGTATTGAGAAGTTCAGGCAAGGCTTGTATTGAATCTGACTCTGACAGATACATAAAATTCACTATAAAGGATCCGTTCAGCAAACACCGCTATAATTAATGGCAATGCAATGCAAGACTAAACATCGAAGATGAGTGACACAATAAAAATAGTTGACCCAAAAAGAGCACCTATGTTCTAGTGAAGAATACGACTTTTTCTTGTTGCCACTCTTTACCAACAGCATTCAAGACGTACGTTAGGATATTCAAATCCAATGCGTCACTGAGGAACTTTTGCACTCATTTTTTCACGCAAAAACAGAGAATCATCCAGCACAGAGTCTTGCAAAAATTGATGTGAAACAAGAATGCTCTGAGCCTAAATTGGATCAATGTGCATGCTAAAATTTAGACCCATATAGTATGGGGAAGTTTTTATCCCTTAGTCGCTTTTgtctttttcctttcctttttctaaGCAACAAACcatattgttttataatttgggCGAGGTCTAAATTCGTTTTATCATTGTAacaaaaactaaagaaattaaAGCAAACGATTTCATAGGCTATTTGGGAGCTATGTTTTATGAGGTTAATAACAAAATAGGAATCTCTTGATTTTAAgaatgaacaatttttttttcactatgaAAGGAGTCCTGAACATTATAATTGGATTGGGTGTTAAGGAGAGAAATAGAAAGGAGACATTTCACTCGATTGGttcaaaaagaaataagaacgAAATTGACAAATTCTGTGGGTTCATTTGGGAAATTCTTCTCCATTGTTCATGATTGGAAATGATTTTgtgtatcttctttttttttcttaatttctttttaaaaaatcaaataatttttttaaaaataatttctttattaaaatacttttactttatgataaatactatgaattaaaaagataaatatattctcttattttcttatttctcttcCAAGGATTGTCGAGATGGGAGAAGATTAAcgtaaagaatttttatttttttattaaaacagcGAAAatatagtgtatatatataaaaggcacAAATGGGTGCCCCCAATCAATTACAAAGTGGATAAAAGTCCAACAAAGATAGTATACCTCGGTTACACCATATTAACAAAGGAGAGTAAATATAGTTTAACCAAGGCCAAAAACATCACTCCTAGCCACACTCCAGTAAATATAGTTTAACGTGAAGAATTTGATTCAACTTGTGAGAGCTTCACCCCTTAAGTTAATTCACCATATAGCTCAAATCGGATTAGTTGGAGAACTTAATTACCCTGATTGccctttcttaaaaatattgcaGAAGCACCAAATAATACCACAATGTGTCGATGTGTTTCCGAAACTAGATGATAGATGGgtaggaatttttttattttctttgatgtaTTGAAAAGGCAGAAAGAAACAcaaattttagtatttaataaagCAAAATGCACACATCCCCCAAACAAAACAAGCCTTATTCAACCCAAATTGGTTTCATATCACAGAAACCAACAGGATGCCGCCTTCCTCCTTACTGGTCCCACCCACTCGAACAAAAGTTCTACAGAAATAAAAATGGCTACAATTCTTCTACCACAAATCTGAAAAGTCTAACaccaaaaatcaaaaaaaggaaaattaaacaATCAAATCCGATTGATAAAACCGATTTTTGTCTTTCCCTCACTCACTTTTCAGTTGATCATCTCAATCACTTAGTACCTGTAGTGAGCAGGCTTGTATGGACCCTCAACAGGCACACTGATGTAATCAGCCTGGGACTTGCTAAGCTGGGTCAGCTTAGCTCCAAGTTTGCCCAGGTGAAGTGCAGCCACCTTCTCATCAAGGTGCTTGGGCAAAACGTAAACCTTCTTCTCGTACTTGCCGGTACTCTTCTCCTTCCACAACTCAAGCTGAGCAATGACCTGGTTGGTGAAGGAGCAGGACATCACAAAACTGGGGTGTCCAGTGGCGCATCCCAAGTTCATCAATCGACCCTCAGCCAAGACAATGATACCGGTGTTGGTCTCAGGGAAGACCCATCTGTCAGTTTGGGGCTTGATGGTGATGCGCTTCACGCCGGGGTAGTTCTCCAGCCCAAGCATGTCGATCTCATTGTCAAAGTGACCAATGTTGCAAACAATGGCATTGTTCTTCATTTTCCTCATGTGGTCAACCATGATGATGTCCTTGTTACCGGTGGTGGTGACAAAGATATCAGCCTCAGAAACAACATCCTCCAAGGTCAGAACCTGAAGGCCTTCCATGAGAGCCTGAAGGGCACAGATGGGATCAATCTCGGTCACGATGACACGAGCACCAGCCTGCTTCATTGCAGCAGCACAACCCTTGCCAACATCACCATATCCAGCCACAACAGCCACCTTTCCAGCAATCATAACATCGGTAGCCCTCATGAGACCATCAGGGAGAGAGTGACGGCACCCATACAAGTTGTCAAACTGTTACAAAACCACAGATTAAAAGgttaaacaaacaaaacacaagCAACAAAGCAAAATCCAATTATAATCAACTAGATCCATGACCAGCTAGTATAATGTCCTCAAAATCCAATCACCCACTTCTTACTTTCAATACCCTAATCAATAAACAACCCGTCACAAAAGACTCGGTTTGGATCAATGTTTGCAAAACCAATTTTGAATGAAAACGATTTCgagttaaaattgattttgaaacaacatgatttatgtttgaacatttttttattttaaaaccaaaaacagTAGTAAAATtcagtataatttattttatcctaTCCAAAAGTAGCTTCAAATCAAAATGTGCACTCAGAATCAATTCCTTATTTGTGTAATAAAACATGTGACCATTTACCTAAAGTCACGTTAGCAAGCAACTTACTAATGTTCTGACGTTTCAACACACAGatccaaacacactaaaatAGCACCCAATACCGATCCAGACTTCTTAGAGGACATTAGTCAAACAGTTGACAGGTTCAAAACCTCATTTCACCAATGGCACAAAACCCATCCAAAAACAACAGATCCGAACTCAATCCTACATTTTAACACAAAAAAGACACTAGATCTGGGGGAAAAAGAGACATTACCTTGCTCTTGGTGACAGAGTCATTGACATTAATAGCAGGGAAGAGAAGAGTCCCATTCGCCTGCATCTGATAGAGCCTCTTAACTCCAGTGGTGGTTTCCTCAGAAACCCCAACGAGACGCTCCTTCATCTTGCGGTACCTGGTGGGATCGGTCTTCAACCCATCTCTGATGATGGTAAGCACGATCTGAAACTCGGCGTTGTCGGTGGAGTTGGGGTCGGGGAGTTCGCCGGTCTTCTCATAGAGCTCCTCGGCCTTGACGCCTTCGTGGATGAGAAGGGTAGCGTCACCACCGTCGTCGACGATGAGGTCGGGTCCACCACCGGGGCCCCAGTCGAGGGCGCGCTCGGTGCACCACCAGTACTCCTGGAGGGTCTCACCCTTCCAGGCGAAGACGGCGGCACTGTCGCGGGCAATAGCGGCGGCGGCGTGGTCCTGGGTGGAGAAGATGTTGCAGGAGCACCAGCGGACCTCGGCGCCAAGGGCGGTGAGGGTCTCAATGAGAACGGCGGTCTGGATGGTCATGTGGAGGGAGCCGGTGATGCGGGCCCCCTTGAAGGGCTGGGAGGGGCCGAACTCGGTCCGACAGGCCATGAGGCCGGGCATCTCAACCTCGGCCAGCTCGATCTCGAGGCGGCCGAAGTCGGCCTGGGAAAGGTCCTTGACCTTGTACTCGCGACCACTCGTGGTTTTCTCCACCAACAAAGCCATGCTTTACGCGCTGAGAAATAACAGGACTAGAGAAAGAGAGTGGAGGGAGTGGTGAGGAAACAATCAGACTCTGTCTATAAATAAGGAAATGGGAGCGGGAGTTGGTGAGCTCAACTAGATCTGGGTCGACCCAGCCTTACCTCCTTCCAATTTTCACACGCATTTCATTTTTCATCctgaatatttctttttcttttatatgttttttagtaTTCTCCCAAAAAGATGCTAAATCATCATAAAATAAAcgcctaaattaaattattattaggataaatgattcattTTGTTTTGCAAGATGTGATGAGTTGTTAAAttagttcataaaaaaatataaaaaaaatattttatcgttaagttataatgttaaaaattaatttaataataaattatattttgtgagAATCTATTTATTTgtccttattattattttaattgattgagatttatatatatatatatatatatatatatatatatatacttacttTTTGTGaggttaattttattatgttttcactCTTAAACATTGTCCTGAATATAAATTTTGCGTACGAGAAAAAACAACAATCAGCTTTACTGTACTATGAAAAATTATACTTCAAACAAGTCTCTCATAAGAATGTTTATGGTCTCATACAGATGAATATTTTCACTTCGAATACACGTAAAACTAATATGAATTCACACAAGTGATTAAAGATCTAAAACTAacttttgtcttcttttttttatagatgtGGGTTTCATTCTCTATCATGCCACTAAAACTATCATCTAATAGATTCTTTGACATCTAAGGACTAAttgaataaatacaattaagtaAAATTGTCTATGATTTAGGCCTGTGGAATAATCCTTGAGTAAGCCTTTATTGACATCGCTAACAAGTAGCATGTCATTAAGGTTTCATTCGATGGTATTGATCAGGCCTCTATAAAATTTTGTACATTTTAATATGCATCAAATGAGCATACTGGTAAAGATTTCGGTGCTCAAGTTAATAGTTGGTAAAGTAAAAGCATTATATGTAAGATTTTCATGTACTTGGTAAAGCTAAGGGACTATCGGAGATTGTTGATAAGCATTTAAAAAACTCTCAACAATCTTCTATCTGCCTATAAAGTTTTCTCAAAaagcatttaaaaaatttataggtTAATTAGAGATTTGTTAGGTAGGTTAACATACAtgtaaagatttttctttttttggaaaatacaTGTAAAGAGTTTTGTAAAAGTAGAACTTGTGAATACGTGATTTATAAGACAATTCATATTCCTCCCAATCAGGTAATTTTGTGCAAAAAGTCTTATTAAGTTGGTGTGTAactgtatttaaaataaattcttcaTTGATGGAGTGGGTGAAGTTCACGACATCGATCATAgacagattttttttcttccattctaATGTTTACCGTGTGATTGTGGCCAcaatcaatttgtaaacctGTGACAAACTTTGTCTCTTGGCCTACGACAGAAAAAAGGAAGAGCTGAATGCTGATGGTTGTTCCATAGCCACTAAAGTGAGCATTTGTAGTACCCATGTCTTTTGGCACTGTATGTGACTCAGCTAGTTGCGCTGGATGGGTTCCAttccattgatttttttttttttatgttaaaattttcatttagtaTTCTAAACTCACTTGACATTAATTTTGTCTTACAATTTTTTGTGATATCAACCAAGTTTCTCTAAATATTGtaaaacacaaaatatttatattccaatcttcaatgtttttatttgacattataaatatttaaaggatagAATCAATGTTAATCaagttaacataaaaaataaaaaattacatagcaTTCAACATGTAGGTATCAAATCTAtgttataaaatgtttattagatagagaaaaatatttgctaaaattttgataattgtGCTATGTTTATATGTTGAATGATGGGTAAAATAAAATGACGCATAATTAAGTaacataagtaaaataaaaattaagtttaatttttatgaattatcaatataaaaaaataaaatatattcctAACATTTCTCTTTCCTCTAttttacattcattttattttcttaatttttttcattttgatatcctttaatataataactaatactgtaaaaaaaatgtcattttttattcgTAAACAACCCGGTCAAAATATAGGTTTAACAATTAGTCAATTAC contains:
- the LOC100786939 gene encoding adenosylhomocysteinase → MALLVEKTTSGREYKVKDLSQADFGRLEIELAEVEMPGLMACRTEFGPSQPFKGARITGSLHMTIQTAVLIETLTALGAEVRWCSCNIFSTQDHAAAAIARDSAAVFAWKGETLQEYWWCTERALDWGPGGGPDLIVDDGGDATLLIHEGVKAEELYEKTGELPDPNSTDNAEFQIVLTIIRDGLKTDPTRYRKMKERLVGVSEETTTGVKRLYQMQANGTLLFPAINVNDSVTKSKFDNLYGCRHSLPDGLMRATDVMIAGKVAVVAGYGDVGKGCAAAMKQAGARVIVTEIDPICALQALMEGLQVLTLEDVVSEADIFVTTTGNKDIIMVDHMRKMKNNAIVCNIGHFDNEIDMLGLENYPGVKRITIKPQTDRWVFPETNTGIIVLAEGRLMNLGCATGHPSFVMSCSFTNQVIAQLELWKEKSTGKYEKKVYVLPKHLDEKVAALHLGKLGAKLTQLSKSQADYISVPVEGPYKPAHYRY